ATCAGACCGTGTGACATCAGCCGGCAGCTCCGCGTTTCCCACGGCTGTGTCAGCAAAATCCTGGCTCGCTACAAcgagaccggctccatcctaCCGGGGGCTATCGGAGGCAGCAAGCCTCGGGTCACCACCCCCACGGTGGTAAAACATATCCGGACCTACAAACAAAGGGATCCGGGCATCTTCGCCTGGGAGATCCGGGATCGCCTCCTGGCCGATGGCGTGTGTGACAAGTACAACGTGCCGTCGGTCAGCTCCATCAGCCGCATCCTCCGGAACAAAATCGGCAACCTGTCTCAGCAGAATCACTACGACTCCTACAAGCAGCACCAGCCGCCCCCACAGCCCGCTCTGCCCTACAACCACATCTACTCCTACCCCAGCCCCATCGCCGCTGCGGGAGCCAAGGTGCCCACTCCCCCAGGGGTGCCCGCGATTCCCAGCACCATGGCCATGCCCCGGACGTGGCCGTCGTCCCACTCGGTGACTGACATCCTGGGGATCCGCTCCATCACAGACCAAGGTGAGGAGGGGGGTACGCGGAGCCACAGCGGGGCAGGGCCGGAGACTCCGTTCCCCGTCCCCTCCGAGGCTCGGCAGGGGCTTTCGCGGCTTTCCCCGGGAAGCCTCCTGCGTTTTCCCCGGCACCGAACTTACCGGGGGCTGTGCCCTGTGACCGGGGCACGTCGGAGGTCCGGGGGGGAGCCGCGGGCGTACCAGCGAACGGGAAATACCGGCAGCCACCGGTAACTTTGTGACCCGAAAAGTGGCGACTCCGGCTGGGGGGAACGGCCCCGGGGTCCGCTGCCCCGGGGCCCGCGGGGCTCCCGATCCCGATCCCG
This Cygnus atratus isolate AKBS03 ecotype Queensland, Australia chromosome 5, CAtr_DNAZoo_HiC_assembly, whole genome shotgun sequence DNA region includes the following protein-coding sequences:
- the PAX9 gene encoding paired box protein Pax-9; protein product: MEPAFGEVNQLGGVFVNGRPLPNAIRLRIVELAQLGIRPCDISRQLRVSHGCVSKILARYNETGSILPGAIGGSKPRVTTPTVVKHIRTYKQRDPGIFAWEIRDRLLADGVCDKYNVPSVSSISRILRNKIGNLSQQNHYDSYKQHQPPPQPALPYNHIYSYPSPIAAAGAKVPTPPGVPAIPSTMAMPRTWPSSHSVTDILGIRSITDQVSDTSSYPSPKVEEWSSLGRNSFPPAAQHAVNGLEKNSLEQEAKYSQAPNGLPAVGSFVSAPAMPPYATPAQVSPYMTYSAAPSGYMAGHSWQHAGGTPLSPHSCDLPTSLAFKGMQTAREGSHSVTASAL